A section of the Platichthys flesus chromosome 22, fPlaFle2.1, whole genome shotgun sequence genome encodes:
- the prkx gene encoding cAMP-dependent protein kinase catalytic subunit PRKX, which translates to MASSKAKVGVHSETTPLKDSKSGSISPPGEAVPNHRIYSLDDLDTVATVGTGTFGRVFLVKDKKSRAFYALKQMKIPDVIRLKQEQHVHNEKEVLTEVNHPFLIRLFWTHHDERFLYMLMDYVPGGELFSYLRSRGRFSNNTGLFYTSEIVCAIEYLHSKEIVYRDLKPENILLDSEGHMRLTDFGFAKKLSDRTWTLCGTPEYLAPEVIQSKGHGRAVDWWALGILIFEMLAGYPPFFDDNPFGIYQKILAGKLEFPRHLDFYVKDLIKKFLVIDRARRLGNMKNGADDVKKHRWFKAIDWEAVPLRKLKPPIVPKVSHEGDTSNFDVYPEDDWKKDPPVPPKDLEIFKNF; encoded by the exons ATGGCGTCCTCTAAAGCAAAGGTAGGAGTCCACAGTGAGACCACCCCCCTGAAAGACAGTAAAAGCGGCAGCATCAGTCCACCTGGAGAAGCGGTTCCCAACCACCGGATATACAGCCTGGATGACCTGGACACCGTCGCCACAGTCG GCACAGGAACCTTTGGCCGAGTCTTCCTCGTCAAGGACAAGAAGAGCAGGGCCTTCTATGCCCTGAAGCAGATGAAGATCCCTGACGTGATCCGactgaagcaggagcagcacGTCCACAATGAGAAGGAGGTGCTGACAGAGGTCAACCACCCATTCCTCATCAGACT GTTCTGGACCCACCATGATGAGCGTTTCCTCTACATGCTGATGGACTATGTGCCAGGAGGTGAACTGTTCAGCTACTTACGCAGCCGCGGGCGCTTCAGCAACAACACAGGCCTCTTCTATACTTCTGAGATAGTTTGCGCCATTGAGTACCTCCACTCCAAAGAAATCGTCTACCGTGACCTGAAGCCTGAGAACATCCTGCTGGACAGCGAAGGGCACATGCGCCTGACCGACTTCGGGTTCGCAAAGAAGCTCTCTGACAG GACCTGGACTCTGTGTGGAACTCCGGAGTACCTGGCCCCTGAAGTCATCCAAAGCAAAGGTCATGGCCGAGCAGTGGACTGGTGGGCCCTGGGCATCCTCATCTTTGAAATGCTGGCTGG gTACCCGCCTTTCTTTGATGACAACCCATTTGGAATCTACCAGAAAATTCTGGCCGGAAAACTGGAATTTCCTCGCCATCTGGATTTCTACGTCAA AGACCTCATCAAGAAATTTCTGGTCATTGATAGAGCCAGACGGCTAGGCAACATGAAG aatgGAGCAGATGATGTGAAGAAGCACCGCTGGTTCAAAGCAATTGACTGGGAGGCAGTTCCTCTAAGGAAACTGAAG CCACCTATAGTGCCTAAAGTTTCCCATGAGGGGGACACCTCCAACTTTGACGTTTACCCAGAGGACGACTGGAAGAAAGACCCCCCTGTGCCTCCGAAGGACTTGGAGATCTTCAAGAACTTTTGA